Proteins from one Falco naumanni isolate bFalNau1 chromosome 10, bFalNau1.pat, whole genome shotgun sequence genomic window:
- the ARFRP1 gene encoding ADP-ribosylation factor-related protein 1 isoform X2: MYTLLSGLYKYMFQRDEYCVLILGLDNAGKTTFLEQTKTRFNKNYKGMSLSKITTTVGLNIGTIDVGKTRLMFWDLGGQEELQSLWDKYYAESHGVIYVIDSTDEERLSESKRAFEKMITSEALEGVPILVLANKQDVETCLSIPDIKTAFSDCINKIGKRDCLTQACSALTGSDRPCL; encoded by the exons ATGTATACTCTGCTGTCTGGACTCTATAAATACATGTTCCAGAGGGATGAGTACTGCGTCTTGATCCTTGGTTTGGACAATGCTGGTAAAACC ACCTTCCTTGAACAAACTAAAACTCGATTTAACAAGAACTACAAAGGGATGAGTTTGTCCAAAATCACAACCACTGTAGGCTTAAACA TTGGTACTATTGATGTTGGCAAAACTCGGCTAATGTTCTGGGATCTTGGTGGACAGGAGGAACTACAGTCTCTTTGGGACAAG TATTACGCTGAATCTCATGGAGTGATCTATGTTATTGACTCCACTGATGAGGAGAGGCTCTCGGAATCTAAAAGAGCTTTTG AAAAGATGATTACTAGCGAAGCTCTGGAAGGGGTTCCCATTCTGGTGTTAGCTAACAAGCAGGATGTAGAG ACTTGTCTCTCAATACCTGACATCAAGACAGCGTTTAGTGACTGCATTAACAAAATTGGGAAGAGAGACTGCCTGACGCAAGCCTGCTCTGCTCTTACTGG CAGTGACAGACCTTGTCTGTGA